TTAGTTGTTACTTATTCTGTCAATAGCTTTGCACTTTTGCAACCAGAAGAAGGAACCTCATTGTCTGTAAGATGCTAGTTGTATGGGCGAAAAAGCTTTGCCATGCATGCTGCTGCGAGTAATTTCAAATCTGAAATTCTAGGATGTTTTAACTGCTGGTAGTAGATAAGCCCCTCTTTGGCTGCCGGCGCCGGGGCTTCCTCCACCGGCAATAAGAAGGCCTTTGACTCTTGCTCATTTTGGTCATCTGGGAAATTTAGAATGAACCTAGCACCCAGCATCCTGCCCGGATGGCAAAGAGGCTTGGTGACTAGATCGGGAAGGCTTATCCTTGTCAACCAAGTCATGAGAGCGCGGGCCACTCATCATCTCATGATTGTGGAGGTGCCTAAATGGGCTCTAGAAAGAGTGGACAGAGGATGTAGGGCCTTCTTCTGGGCCGGGACGGACGAAGTGCATGGCGGTAAATGTGTGGTATCTTGGGCGAGAGTATGTAGGCCAAAGCACATGGGAGGATTGGGCGTCATTGACCTCTTTAAGCATGGCATTGCCCTAAGATTAAGATGGGAATGGCTTCGACGTACGGATGCATCCAGGCCTTGGCAGGGTCTCAACTTAACCGCGGATAAAATGGTAGATCAAACTTTCGGGAGCCTGGTTAAATGGAAGGTGGGAGCGGGAGACAAAATTCTGTTTTGGAAAGATCGGTGGCTCCATGGCGCAACCATCAAGGATATTGCCCCTCTGGTCGTGGCGACTGTCCGTACCCAAGTGGCCAACAGGAGGTTGGTGCGTGATGCTATGTTCATGCACGCATGGATGAACGATGTGGTGGGTAACTTATGCACGGAGGGCCTAACCCAGTTCATCGGGCTTTGGGAGATCATTTCGGAGGTGCAACTTGACGCTCAAACTGAGGACAGCCCCATTTGGATGTGGAATGTGGCCGGAGTATATTCTGCATCTTCAGCCTATAAGATGCTTTGTGAGGGAGGAGTCCGTTTCCACTCCTTCGGTGCCATCTGGAAATGCTGGGCACCTCTTGCGTGTAAGATCTTCATGTGGCTGGCAGTGCAATATCGATTATGGACGTCGGATAGAAGGACTAGACATGGGTTACAAGACCAAACATCTCAATGCTACCTATGTGCCCAGGAGGAAGACACGATCGACCACATTTTGCAGCAGTGTGTGTTCTCGCGGCAAGTGTGGTCTAGTTGCATTGCTAGGATGGGATTGAGGATGGAGCTTTGCCCAGCAAACGACTCCAGGTTGGTGCAATGGTGGTCAGATGCCAGAAAGCGAATACACAAGCAAACTCGGAAAGGATTCGACACGTTTGTAATGCTCATCTGCTGGACATTATGGAAGCAGAGGAACGCGAGAGTGTTCGGATCGGGCCAGATCAGGAACGAGTGGGATACGGTGGACACGATCTTCGACGACTTAAGGACTTGGGCCACGACAGGAGCGTTTGGAGCACAACATGTACCTGAGTAGTAGAGTAGCGTGAGGAGTGGAGTGGAGGTTTGGTAGGGTCGGTTTGTGGCTCTTAGCTAGCGCTTTGTAATCTCTTGTACATATTTTTctctcttctataaagctaaggtacgccttTGGCGTACCCTCGAAAAAAAAAAACCTAGCACCCAGCACCTCTCCAGTGTCTCTGCTACCCTGATGCCCATATTCGCCTCCGTTGAATCAAAGAGAGAAATGGGGATCCATTTCAATTTTAATTTACTCTCATAACGTCGCAACAAAAGGACACAAGTATAACGAAGTTACGCCGGAAATACAATGGTGCTAAGCAAAGAGAGATCTAGAGGTAGGCCTCTGCGGCGTTGAGGTCGTCGAGGATCTTGTTCTTGACATCTCCCGGAAGCGAGGCGAAGGGCCCTGCCTTGGAGTAGAACTCCGCCAGCGATTTGATGGCCTTCTCCAGCGCCACATACGACTCCTGCATTGCGTCCAATCCAATATTAGAGCGGCAGGTGAGTGAATTCATAGATGGTTTATAATCACGCTAAATAAATCTTTTTCTTCAAAGGGCTAGCTAGTTTGGAAGATTATAAGAGCGTGCAGTTGATTCATGTAAAACTGAATTTCCTGACAAACTTGGTACTAGTTGAGCAACAGCATTCAGAGCATTGGCTTAAGAGAAAGGGAATGGAGTTGCTGCTGGCTGGCTGTACCTCTCTGGCGACGGCGGGCTGGCCTCTCCAGCCGCCGATGAACTCCCGGATGGACGTCTTGGCGGAGTCGGCGCCCCTGCGGAAGCTCGCCGAGTCGCCGGCGGCGTCCCCCTCCCCCAGCGACTCCCGGAGCGTCCGCACCACCTCCCGCGCCGCCTTCAGGTACGCCTTGGGCAGCACCTTCCCGCCCTTGGTCTCCTCGTTCGGGTCGAACAGCGACTTGAAGGCGCCCACCaccccctcgccgccgtcctcctccgccgccctggcgcgccccgccgccgccaccgtcaccATGGCGCCCGCCAGCGCCCTCCGAGTCAGCAGCAGCCGCGCTCCGCCTGCACTGTTGCGCGCGGCACGCGAGGAGTTAGTCGGCGCGGCAAGAACGAGCGGATGAATGGAGGGGTGGCGACGATGGGTTACGGATAGGCCGCCGCTTGCTCTCCGCGGCTCgctgcttcggcggcggcggcggcggcggcgatgacgacGAGCGGCAGCGGTAGCACCTGCTCGGCCTCGGCAGGGACATGGTGGAAGGCAGTGGAGGCCCAGGCATTGGTGATTGGTCTGCGCAGAGGAGTCGGAATTTGGTTGGAGCTGTGCGCAGGACCAGAGCCTTCCTTCCTTATCTGCAAGACTGCTCTGCTCTACTGACGCGTTGGAggacgagacagagagagagagagagcgagtcgGACATGGGCTCGCAGCAGAATGTGTGGNNNNNNNNNNNNNNNNNNNNNNNNNNNNNNNNNNNNNNNNNNNNNNNNNNNNNNNNNNNNNNNNNNNNNNNNNNNNNNNNNNNNNNNNNNNNNNNNNNNNNNNNNNNNNNNNNNNNNNNNNNNNNNNNNNNNNNNNNNNNNNNNNNNNNNNNNNNNNNNNNNNNNNNNNNNNNNNNNNNNNNNNNNNNNNNNNNNNNNNNNNNNNNNNNNNNNNNNNNNNNNNNNNNNNNNNNNNNNNNNNNNNNNNNNNNNNNNNNNNNNNNNNNNNNNNNNNNNNNNNNNNNNNNNNNNNNNNNNNNNNNNNNNNCCATCTGCATTCGTCTTGACGGGAGAAGAGGCATACAGTAGATTTATATGCATCAAGGCGTGCAGTTTCGGTTTCATTTTTCTTTGGGAACCACTAGGGATCAAACTACGTGTGACAACGTACGTAAGTTCCCCTCTCGTTAGGGTTTCACGTTCCTCTCGGCGGCGGCGACTTTCGCCCCACGTAGAGAACCAatctcccctcccctcctctccccgcTAGCGCCGGCGTGCCGATGGCGGGGGTCGAGGGCCTTAGGGACACTACCGCTCGCGGAACAGAAACCTCGAGCAAAGATCGATGGATGATGGAGCTTCGGGATCAGGATCGGGCACGCCCGCCTCCGATCTGGAGGCAATGATGGAAGAACTCGGCTTGAAAGAAGACGATCTTGAGGACGTCGTGGTTGAAGATGAGGAGCTTCCGGCGGAGGCAATGCGCTGGATGGCCATTGCTAGGGTTCACACGGAGAAGACGTATAGCCAGTACTGGTTCTTCCGGAACATGAGGGCTGCTTGGGACTTGGCGAAGGAGGTAAAGATCAGTCCGCTCGAAGAGAATTTGTATACTCTGCAATCTGGATGTCTGGGTGATTGGGAACGGGTGATGGAGGATGGACCATGGACCTTCAAAGGGAAAACCGTGGTTATAGCTCATTACGATGGATTCACAAAGCCATCTTCAATTGAGCTTAATAAGATCGACATATGGATACAGATCCACGATCTCCCGGATGGTTTCTACCCCAAGATCAAAGCGCTGTCAGCTACGGTAGGAGAATTTATCTTTGCTGAACCAAAATCCCAGGACTTTGAAGGGAATTTTTGCAAGGGTTCGAGTAAGGATTGATGTGACAAAACCTCTTAAGAATGCAGTTTCACTTGTTATCAAGAAGAAAGAAGTCCTCCAGAGGGTGATATTCAGAGTTAAATATGAACGGTTGCCTGACTGGTGCGCCGTTTGTGGATATCTGGGACATCTATATAAAGAGTGTGGTGATGGGGTACATCCACCAAAGTCCTTGGTTTTTAAGGATCTAAGAGCTTCATGGTTCAGAGGACCGGGAAGAGGCCCAGGGGAAGGAAGAGGGCAAGATGACAGtaatggaggaagaggaggccgtggCAGAGGCCGGTCCGGAAGAGGGCGTGGTCGGGGCTTTTCTCAGGCAAATCCTATGGAAAAATACAGCGAGGAAGATACAACCAATATCGCTTCTGATGTAGCCATGAGTGAGGCTGAAAATAATAGGAAGAGAGGGGGTTTGGGAAGTGAAACCAACCCATCCCTGATTCTGGCGCATGCAAGCAGCAATGCCATCCCGTTGCTACTTCCGCCCCCATAGATACTGCCCAGCCCTTCCTCAGTACAAGAGACAAAGAGAACCAAGCAAAACTCGAACACAACtgagaagaacaatgggaagaatGCAACGGTGACCAAAAATCTTGATGCGCGTTTGGCGGGCTCCCTGGCGGGGTCGCGCCTGGCGCAATGAGTCTGCTATGCTGGAACTGTCGCGGGATTGGCAAACCTGCGACAGTTAAAGAGCTTCGTGATCTAACAAGGCAACTTGCCCCCTCTGTACTTTGTATCCTTGAAACCCAAATAGAGGGAACTAGAGTCGAAAACTTGGCTGGTTCTTTAGGTTTTGATAAGAGTTTTGCTGTTAGTAGTTCTGGTAGAAGTGGTGGATTAGGAATGTTTTGGAATGAAGAAATAAAGCTTGAGGTTATCGGGTACTCTAAGTATCACATTGATGCAGTCATTAATGATATGATGGATGTTAAAACAAGGGTTACATTCGTTTACGGAGAAGCCCAAGTAAACGAAAGATATAAGACATGGGACACGCTAAGGGGAATTGTCGGCTCTAACAATATACCCTGGCTAGTCTTAGGCGATTTTAACGAGGTACTTCATGCACATGAACATGACGGAGTAGGGAACAGAAGTCAAGCACAAATGGATGCCTTTAGGGATGCTTTGGATACGTGCGGCCTATCTGACATAGGTTACACGGGTACGGATTGGACCTTTGAACGGAAGGTGGTGTTGGATAACGcaacaataattcaaaattttcctacgtgtcaccaagatcaatctaggagatactagcaacgagagagagggagtgcatcttcatacccttgaagatcgctaagcggaagcgttacaagaacgcggttgatggagtcgtactcgcggcgattcaaattgcggaagatccgatctagcgccgaacggacggcgcctccgcgttcaacacacgtacagcccggggacatctcctccttcttgatccagcaaggggagaggagaagttgagggagaactccagcagcacgacggcgtggtggcaatggagctcgtggttctccggcagggcttcgccaagcactacggaggaggaggagatgtatgaggaggaaggggctgcgcTAAGGgaaaggtatggctgccctcccaccccctcactatatatagggggaaggggagagggggccggcccctctagatggatctagaggaggaggcggcggccaggggaaaccctagatgggtttgggcgcccccaccccctaggaaacttgccccccaagccgggaggggcggctgccctaggggtggcgcccccacctctcctggttacgtggagaggggttgggaggggcgcacagccccttagtgggctggttttccccttccccttggcccataaggccccccaacgcttgctggggcctccgaaacc
This window of the Triticum aestivum cultivar Chinese Spring chromosome 5D, IWGSC CS RefSeq v2.1, whole genome shotgun sequence genome carries:
- the LOC123122814 gene encoding photosystem II D1 precursor processing protein PSB27-H2, chloroplastic isoform X1, whose product is MPGPPLPSTMSLPRPSRCYRCRSSSSPPPPPPPKQRAAESKRRPIRGARLLLTRRALAGAMVTVAAAGRARAAEEDGGEGVVGAFKSLFDPNEETKGGKVLPKAYLKAAREVVRTLRESLGEGDAAGDSASFRRGADSAKTSIREFIGGWRGQPAVAREESYVALEKAIKSLAEFYSKAGPFASLPGDVKNKILDDLNAAEAYL
- the LOC123122814 gene encoding photosystem II D1 precursor processing protein PSB27-H2, chloroplastic isoform X2 encodes the protein MVTVAAAGRARAAEEDGGEGVVGAFKSLFDPNEETKGGKVLPKAYLKAAREVVRTLRESLGEGDAAGDSASFRRGADSAKTSIREFIGGWRGQPAVAREESYVALEKAIKSLAEFYSKAGPFASLPGDVKNKILDDLNAAEAYL